The segment CTGCCGCTTCTACCGCTTTCTCTAGGGCTTCCTCCATGGTCTTGCCCAAAACGGTGATATGCCCCATCTTGCGGCTGGGACGGGTGAGTTTCTTGCCGTAGAGGTGCAGGTTCACCCCAGGGATGCTCAGTGCTTTTTCCACCCCGCGGACGGTTGCAACGTCGCTTCTATTGCCAAGCAGGTTGACCATCACCGCTGCCGGAAGAACCATGGAGCTTGAGCCCAGGGGATAGCCCAGGATTGCTCGGAGGTGGTTCTCGAACTGCGATGTTATGCAGGCTTCGATCGTATAATGCCCGGAGTTATGGGGACGGGGGGCAAGCTCATTAACCAGTACGCGGTTATCGCGGAGTAGGAACATTTCTATACCGAATATCCCCACGCCGTCAAAGGTTTCTATACACCCTCTGGCTATTTGGGATGCCTCTTCTTTGACTGCGGAGTTCACCTCAGCCGGTGCCTTTACCGTGTGGCATATGTGGTCCTTTTGTACCGTCTCTACTACCGGGTAGGTGACCACCTCTCCCCTAGTGCTTCTTACCACCATCACCGCAAGCTCTTTCCTGAATTCAACATATCCCTCGACCATCAGGCCCTGTTCCTCACCCCTAAGTT is part of the Thermodesulfobacteriota bacterium genome and harbors:
- the purK gene encoding 5-(carboxyamino)imidazole ribonucleotide synthase — encoded protein: MKKTESVTIGILGGGQLARMTANAAYKLGLKIAILDPEPDSPAQQITNLRVVGSLNDVRSLENLAQISDLITLENEFVDAPLLEHLESKGMTVYPTAKTVGLVQDKLLQKQLLRANGIGVPPFAAVSRSEDILEAAENFGWPLVLKARRNGYDGRGNALVEGSNDVLPAWRKLRGEEQGLMVEGYVEFRKELAVMVVRSTRGEVVTYPVVETVQKDHICHTVKAPAEVNSAVKEEASQIARGCIETFDGVGIFGIEMFLLRDNRVLVNELAPRPHNSGHYTIEACITSQFENHLRAILGYPLGSSSMVLPAAVMVNLLGNRSDVATVRGVEKALSIPGVNLHLYGKKLTRPSRKMGHITVLGKTMEEALEKAVEAAGSISF